Proteins from a genomic interval of Chanos chanos chromosome 3, fChaCha1.1, whole genome shotgun sequence:
- the igsf21b gene encoding immunoglobulin superfamily member 21b gives MMSAIFLCLLLCADRLDSVIGYLTVTIEPLPPVVMGDTVTLKCNFRTDGNLREIVWFRVTEGGSSKQKIFTYDAMYNTNFSHMEDFRRREDLVYQSTVRLPEVQMEDNGPYECHVGIYDRASREKVVLASGSITLTVMSPPKSISVIAADQPARFSRYEAQNFTLVCIVRGGKPAPTVYFKRDGELIEVLPFAKSLEAAENRGLLASADSKPLINRDLDDTKLQKSLSLLDPDGQSVRLDSEGPQRYSSKATDQEPDPTTEVIPETVVSREFPRWVPSSSPLYYFNLTETQYGDGTMDVHAMLTWHLNPQLDNDALFSCEVKHPALSMPMQAEVILSAPKGPKLKMTPTRARVGDTVRISVEGFQVGAKGNEVFPEPLYTWTRVGGTLLDGSEERDGKSLVLERVPAELNGSMYRCTVQNPLGSTNTHLRLIVFDNPRIKKETLHLDGT, from the exons ATGATGAGTGCGATCTTTTTGTGCTTACTCCTGTGTGCAGATCGACTCGATTCCGTTATTG GATATTTAACTGTCACTATTGAGCCCCTCCCACCCGTTGTCATGGgagacacagtgacactcaaGTGTAATTTCAGGACTGATGGGAACCTGAGAGAGATAGTGTGGTTTCGG GTAACAGAGGGGGGCAGTTCTAAGCAAAAAATCTTTACATACGATGCCATGTACAACACCAATTTCTCTCACATGGAAGACTTTCGTAGGAGAGAAGACCTTGTTTATCAGTCAACTGTACG GCTTCCTGAGGTTCAAATGGAAGACAATGGACCATATGAATGCCATGTGGGAATCTATGACAGGGCATCAAGAGAGAAGGTTGTCTTAGCATCTGGGAGCATAACACTCACTGTTATGT cacCCCCAAAATCTATTTCTGTTATTGCTGCTGACCAACCAGCCCGATTCAGCCGTTATGAAGCTCAGAATTTCACTCTAGTCTGCATAGTCAGAGGAGGGAAGCCTGCCCCTACA GTGTACTTCAAACGGGATGGTGAGCTGATTGAGGTGCTGCCCTTTGCCAAGTCCTTGGAGGCAGCTGAGAACAGAGGCTTGTTAGCATCTGCTGACAGCAAGCCTCTGATCAACCGTGACCTGGATGACACCAAGCTGCAAAAATCCCTCTCGCTGCTGGATCCAGATGGCCAGTCAGTTCGGCTGGATTCGGAGGGACCGCAGAGGTATTCCTCAAAGGCCACAGACCAGGAACCCGACCCCACCACAGAGGTCATCCCAGAGACCGTGGTCAGTCGAGAGTTCCCCCGTTGGGTACCAAGCTCCAGTCCACTGTACTACTTCAATCTCACAGAGACCCAATATGGAGACGGCACTATGGACGTACATGCCATGCTCACCTGGCACCTGAACCCCCAGCTGGACAATGATGCCCTGTTCAGCTGTGAGGTGAAGCACCCTGCTCTCTCTATGCCCATGCAGGCAGAGGTCATTCTGT CTGCTCCCAAGGGGCCCAAACTCAAAATGACACCAACCAGAGCCAGGGTTGGAGACACAGTCCGTATCAGTGTTGAAGGATTTCAAGTGGGAGCAAAGGGG AATGAGGTTTTTCCAGAACCGTTGTACACATGGACGCGTGTAGGAGGGACTCTGCTGGACGGCAGTGAGGAGAGGGATGGGAAGTCTCTGGTGCTGGAGAGGGTACCCGCTGAGCTCAATGGCTCCATGTACCGCTGCACAGTCCAGAATCCCCTCGgttccaccaacacacacttacGACTCATAGTGTTTG ATAATCCAAGGATCAAGAAGGAGACGCTACATTTAGATGGTACGTAA
- the dhrs3a gene encoding short-chain dehydrogenase/reductase 3a, giving the protein MDLKIWGCAVLFPVQILYCILKASVRWLLPCKRKDLGAEVVLITGGGRGIGRHLAKEFAKQGAKKVILWGRTEKCLKETCEEISMTGTECHYFVCDVGNREEVYQQAKVVREKVGDVTILINNAAVVHGKSLMNSDDDALLKTQHINTLGQFWTTKAFLPRMLELCNGHVVCINSILSLSSIPGAIDYCTSKASSFAFMESLTLGLLDCPGVGCTTVLPFHTDTEMFQGMRVRFPQLFPPLNPEIVAQRTVDAVRTNTAFVVLPWTMHILVILKSFLPQSALEEIYKFSGSYTCMNTFKGRT; this is encoded by the exons ATGGATCTGAAAATTTGGGGATGCGCAGTTCTTTTTCCAGTCCAGATTCTATACTGTATATTGAAGGCAAGCGTGCGCTGGTTGTTACCGTGCAAACGCAAAGACTTGGGAGCTGAGGTAGTACTGATCACCGGTGGTGGAAGAGGCATTGGTCGTCACCTTGCGAAAGAGTTCGCCAAGCAAGGAGCCAAAAAG GTGATTCTGTGGGGTCGAACTGAAAAGTGCCTGAAGGAGACCTGTGAAGAAATATCCATGACGGGGACAGAGTGCCactattttgtgtgtgatgtaggGAACCGTGAGGAAGTATACCAGCAGGCCAAGGTGGTGAGGGAGAAG gTTGGAGATGTCACCATTCTCATTAATAATGCAGCAGTTGTTCATGGGAAAAGTCTAATGAACAGCGATGATGATGCACttctgaaaacacagcacattaaTACACTTGGGCAATTCTGG ACCACAAAGGCGTTCCTGCCACGAATGTTGGAGTTATGCAATGGCCATGTGGTCTGCATAAACTCCATCCTTTCCCTTTCCTCCATCCCTGGAGCTATTGACTACTGCACCTCTAAGGCTTCCTCCTTTGCCTTCATGGAAAGCCTGACCCTCGGCCTGCTGGACTGCCCTGGGGTGGGCTGTACCACGGTCCTGCcctttcacactgacactgagatgTTCCAGGGCATGAGAGTGAG GTTCCCTCAGCTCTTCCCTCCTCTCAATCCTGAGATTGTTGCTCAGAGGACAGTGGATGCTGTCAGAACTAACACGGCATTTGTTGTCTTGCCATGGACCATGCACATTCTTGTCATCCTTAAAAG TTTCTTGCCACAGTCAGCCCTGGAGGAAATTTACAAGTTTTCCGGAAGCTACACCTGCATGAACACGTTTAAAGGACGGACATAa